In Archocentrus centrarchus isolate MPI-CPG fArcCen1 chromosome 24, fArcCen1, whole genome shotgun sequence, one DNA window encodes the following:
- the LOC115774672 gene encoding leucine-rich repeat-containing protein 15, producing MTACSERMEHLAWLILAMLWMVQAVACCPDVCKCSRKSGPEKSEVNCHKRGLRVFPSNLPPDSWIIKLGENGITDLKANTLRSIPKIESISLERNAIKSIHPQAFSGAKHLMLLNLYGNHITNLPPRGFQDLLNLRFLMLGQNQIGILKPVIFAGMRNLSELDLPLNALTIVPSNAFKPLIALKVLDLSLNRIQKISPKAFTGLRQLLFLNLDNNSLKNIPAGAFQPLRSLEMLVLDNNLLSTLSLSALDGLGNLQELYLRSNELERLPSDVFINLPELSQLALSGNRLKTVDGNMFAHMPVLKKLHLHDNPWQCDCNITSLVQWMGQTKATLSPRHTLKCVTPQELQHKSLSSLQTEKLLCRT from the exons ATGACAGCCTGTTCGG AGAGGATGGAGCACTTAGCATGGTTGATACTAGCAATGCTATGGATGGTGCAGGCTGTGGCGTGCTGCCCTGATGTCTGCAAATGCTCCAGGAAGTCTGGCCCAGAAAAATCAGAGGTCAACTGTCATAAGAGGGGGCTTcgagtttttccttccaatCTGCCTCCTGATTCTTGGATCATTAAATTAG GTGAGAATGGTATCACAGACCTGAAGGCAAATACTCTGAGATCAATTCCAAAGATTGAGAGCATCAGCCTGGAGAGAAATGccataaaatccatccatccccaGGCCTTCTCTGGTGCAAAGCACCTGATGCTTCTCAATCTTTACGGCAACCACATAACCAATCTTCCACCAAGGGGATTTCAG GACCTCCTAAACCTTCGCTTCCTCATGCTGGGGCAGAACCAGATTGGCATCCTCAAACCTGTGATTTTCGCTGGCATGAGGAACCTGTCGGAGCTGGACCTTCCACTCAATGCACTGACAATCGTCCCATCTAATGCCTTCAAACCTCTGATTGCCCTCAAAGTTTTGGACCTTTCCCTCAATCGCATCCAGAAGATTTCTCCCAAGGCCTTCACTGGGCTGAGGCAGCTCTTGTTCCTCAACTTGGACAATAACAG TCTGAAGAATATTCCTGCTGGAGCGTTTCAGCCGCTGCGATCTCTGGAGATGCTGGTTCTAGACAACAACCTTCTATCTACACTGAGTTTATCAGCTTTGGATGGCCTGGGCAACTTGCAG GAGCTGTACCTGAGGAGCAACGAGCTGGAGCGCCTGCCCTCGGATGTGTTTATCAACCTGCCCGAGCTTTCACAGCTGGCACTCAGTGGAAACCGCCTGAAGACAGTGGATGGAAACATGTTTGCCCATATGCCCG TTCTAAAGAAGCTGCACCTCCACGACAACCCGTGGCAGTGTGACTGTAACATTACGTCGCTGGTGCAGTGGATGGGACAAACCAAGGCCACTCTGTCACCACGGCACACCCTGAAGTGCGTGACTCCTCAAGAGCTCCAACATAAGAGCCTCAGTAGCctgcaaactgaaaaactgCTCTGCCGCACTTAA